The following nucleotide sequence is from Candidatus Aegiribacteria sp..
ACAGTTTAACCCACGCGAAAGGTGGGGCACTTCACCATGAATCGCTCAACTTAGGATTATATTAATTGTGTGCATGATTCAGAATTTTTCTCGTGTATCTGATTAATATTATAGTGATAAGTTTGTTTTCAATTAGGGAATACATAATGAAGGATACTAATCAATTTCACAAAAAAAACGATTTGCTATGCAGTATATTTCCCTGGAGTCCAATATTCGCTAAACGATCAAATTTTGAAGCTGGCTATTTTGCTTCAGAAGAAATCCTTGTGAAAAAATTCTTAAAAACAAAAAGCAATATTCTTATTATTGGTTCCGGTAATGGCCGTGAAGCCAGGCCAATATGTCAGGATCAACATGATATTTACTGCATGGATATTGCTTCGATTTATCTAGAAATTGGACAAAGACTATTTAGAAAGATTGGTATTACTAATGTTTCATTTATCCAGGATGATGTTTGTAAGGGATTTTCATTCAAGGATAACTCTTTTGATTTTATTTTTTGTAGTCTTTATTCAAATATGGGATCATTCAGATTTCAACTTTTAAGGGATTTGCACCGCATTATTAGACAACATGGATCCATACTTCTTTCTTGCTGTACTCCTATTTATCCATCTTTATATCAGAAAGATGATTTGAGTAAATGGAAATGGATAAAAAGTGAGGAAGAACTAAGTGCTGAAGTATCAAATTGTTCATTCAACCTTGTTGATAGTATAGTGGATCCAATTCGTAGTGAATATAGATTATCTATACTAAATATAAAATAGTTTACTGATATAGTTATATTCAAATATTTAATTATAAACTTCAGTTTATAACCATCAGCAAAACGTTCGCGGTCCCGGCTTCCAGCATGCCCAGATCCTCTGCGGCTCCTCTGGAAAGATCTATAATCCTGCCGCCGATGTATGGCCCCCTGTCGTTCACCCTGACTGTTACTTCCCTGTCATTATCCAGGTTATGCACACGGAGGATAGTATCAAATGGCAGGGTAAGATGGGCACAGGTAAGGGCGTGCATATTGAAAGTTTCTCCGTTTGCTGTCAGGTTTCCATGGAATCCATCACCGTAATAGGAGGCCACGCCCCGCTGCCGGAATCCCGCCGCGGTTCCCCCGGCTGAGATCCCTCCGGAACGATATGCCGGGTTGGATTCGAGGTAACATCCTGACAGAATAAGAATGAATATCACAGATAAGCGGAGAAGCAGTCTCATAGAGAATCACGCTCAAGGAGTCTGACAACACCCTCTCTCATTTCTCCCGCGGCATCCGGCCTTCTCATAAGCCATGTTCCCACCTGAACCATGGCTGCCCCGGCAGCAAGCAGTTCAAGAATATCTTCAGGACAGCTTACGCCCCCGGAGGCCAGAATGGGAATATCAACTGCTTCGGCTGTTTTAAAGACCCTTGCCACAGTCAGTGGAAGAAGGGCCGGTGAGGAATAGCCGCCCACCTTGCGCTTAAGGGGAGCTCTGCCGGTCTTCCAGTTCATCTTCATCCCGAGGAAAGTATTGCAGACAGTTACACTGTCGGCTCCACCGGTTTCGGCGGCCTGTGCCGATTCTGCCATGCTGCCCTCATTGGGAGTAAGCTTAACACTGAAGGGCCTGGATGTAACCGATTTCACAAGCCTTGATATCTCTTCGACTGTGGATGGTGATGCCCCGAAGGTTATCCCACCTGCGGCAACGTTGGGGCAGGATACGTTTACTTCGTACCCGAAGGGAACGGGGGAACGCTCAAGTTTTTCAATAACCGCGGGAAATTCCTCTACTGTTTCGCCTGCTACGTTTACTATCAGAGGAACGGGAAGCTTATCGGCTTCCGGGAGTATTGTTTTTACGATTTCATCAACACCAGGGTTGGCGAGTCCGATAGAATTCAGAAGGCCGAACCTCGTCTCAACTATTCTTGGAGGAGGGTTCCCGGGAGTGGGCTTCAGTGTGGTTGCCTTTGATATGACGGCCGCAGCTCCGTGCAGATTATTCTGCTTCATCAGCTCAAGCCCGAAACCGGCTGTCCCGGAGGCCAGGATTATCGGGGAATCGAATTTGCGACCCCAGAGTTCCCAGTAATATCTCATCAGAGAATCCCTTCCCACATATCCCAGTCCACGGCTTCAGCGGGCAGTACGGGGCCATCGGTGCAGCATTTCAGATAACCTCCATCGGCCCCGGGGATAGAGCAGCCTTCACACGCTCCCCATCCGCATCCCATCCTGGCTTCAGCGGATACCTGAGTAATTTTCCGCGATTCCACAGGCATTGATTCAATTACAGCTCTCATCATAGCTATGGGACCGCAAAGGGCTATATTGCTGAATGAATCCCACTGTACCGTCTTAAGAGGATCGGTTACAAGACCCTTTCTACCGGAAGAGCCATCCTCGGTAATCGCTATGGTCTCGATTCCGGGAAAGGTCAGCAGTTTGTCCTTTGTTGCCGCTCCAAGAACCATCAACCGGCAGTCGATACTGGCGGCAAGCCCGGGAAATCCGGCAGCTCCCAGCCCGCCTCCTATAAGCAGCCATTTACCTGAATTGAGTGTGTAACCATGCCCGAGTGGGCCAAGCATCCTGAGCGATTGCCCTTCGTCCACCTCGGCAAGTATTTCCGTCCCTCTACCGACAACTTCGAAAATGATTACAAGAGAGTTATAGGAACATTTGCTGATAGTGAATGGTCTGCGGGTAACGGGAAACGGCTCGGAAGAAACTTCTATCTGCACGAACCTGCCGGGTTCGGCTTCCCTGAGAAACTCTTCGGATGCTTTGAATTCAAACCTGAATATGCCGGGTAGTATTTCTTCCTTTTCAATAATCACTGATTCCGAGTCGATTATTCTTCTCCTCCCTCTTCCTCGCCACCCATTCTGTTCAGGGCAGCCCTGCCGAAATC
It contains:
- a CDS encoding class I SAM-dependent methyltransferase, whose amino-acid sequence is MKDTNQFHKKNDLLCSIFPWSPIFAKRSNFEAGYFASEEILVKKFLKTKSNILIIGSGNGREARPICQDQHDIYCMDIASIYLEIGQRLFRKIGITNVSFIQDDVCKGFSFKDNSFDFIFCSLYSNMGSFRFQLLRDLHRIIRQHGSILLSCCTPIYPSLYQKDDLSKWKWIKSEEELSAEVSNCSFNLVDSIVDPIRSEYRLSILNIK
- a CDS encoding septal ring lytic transglycosylase RlpA family protein → MRLLLRLSVIFILILSGCYLESNPAYRSGGISAGGTAAGFRQRGVASYYGDGFHGNLTANGETFNMHALTCAHLTLPFDTILRVHNLDNDREVTVRVNDRGPYIGGRIIDLSRGAAEDLGMLEAGTANVLLMVIN
- a CDS encoding dihydroorotate dehydrogenase, translated to MRYYWELWGRKFDSPIILASGTAGFGLELMKQNNLHGAAAVISKATTLKPTPGNPPPRIVETRFGLLNSIGLANPGVDEIVKTILPEADKLPVPLIVNVAGETVEEFPAVIEKLERSPVPFGYEVNVSCPNVAAGGITFGASPSTVEEISRLVKSVTSRPFSVKLTPNEGSMAESAQAAETGGADSVTVCNTFLGMKMNWKTGRAPLKRKVGGYSSPALLPLTVARVFKTAEAVDIPILASGGVSCPEDILELLAAGAAMVQVGTWLMRRPDAAGEMREGVVRLLERDSL